One Pseudomonas entomophila genomic window carries:
- the cynS gene encoding cyanase, translating into MIQSQISQNARLALSEAILLAKARKDLSFAQITEGTGLSEAFVTAALLGQHPLPASAAQVVGDKLGLDADGIALLQTIPLRGSIEGGIPTDPTIYRFYEMLQVYGTTLKALVHEKFGDGIISAINFKLDVKKVDDPEGGSRAVITLDGKYLPTKPF; encoded by the coding sequence ATGATCCAGTCGCAAATCAGCCAGAACGCCCGCCTTGCCCTGAGCGAAGCCATCCTCCTGGCCAAGGCCCGCAAGGACCTGTCGTTCGCCCAGATCACCGAGGGCACCGGCCTGTCCGAAGCTTTCGTCACCGCCGCGCTGCTGGGCCAGCACCCGCTGCCGGCCAGTGCCGCCCAGGTGGTGGGCGACAAGCTCGGCCTCGACGCCGACGGCATCGCCCTGCTGCAGACCATTCCGCTGCGCGGCAGCATCGAAGGCGGCATACCGACCGACCCGACCATCTACCGCTTCTACGAGATGCTGCAGGTGTACGGCACCACGCTCAAGGCGCTGGTCCACGAGAAGTTCGGTGACGGCATCATCAGCGCCATCAACTTCAAGCTGGACGTGAAGAAGGTCGACGATCCGGAAGGCGGTTCCCGCGCCGTGATCACCCTGGATGGCAAGTACCTGCCGACCAAGCCGTTCTGA